The following proteins come from a genomic window of Mycobacterium sp. DL:
- a CDS encoding SDR family oxidoreductase → MTSLTGKTALVTGATSGIGLATARALAQEGAYVFLVGRREDALEEAVAGIGAGQSSFIRADVAQQSDLDRVASTIEATGRTLDILFANAGVAEVAMLGDLTWEHYAATFNTNVGGIIFTVQTVLPLLSEGASVILCGSSGDVKASPGTSVYAASKTAIRSLARSWAAELLDRKIRVNVVAPGLTETPGLIDLMSGSDEALADLTSTVPMKRRARPEEIASVVAFLASDGSTFMTGSEVYVDGGASQF, encoded by the coding sequence GTGACATCTCTGACAGGCAAGACCGCACTCGTCACCGGAGCAACGTCCGGAATCGGACTCGCCACGGCGCGGGCTCTCGCGCAGGAGGGTGCCTACGTTTTCCTCGTGGGTCGCCGCGAAGACGCCCTCGAAGAGGCTGTCGCCGGCATCGGGGCCGGTCAGTCCAGCTTCATCCGAGCCGACGTGGCGCAGCAGTCCGACCTCGACCGCGTCGCATCAACGATCGAGGCCACCGGACGCACGCTCGACATCCTCTTCGCCAATGCAGGGGTCGCCGAGGTCGCGATGCTCGGGGATCTCACCTGGGAGCACTACGCCGCGACGTTCAACACCAACGTCGGCGGCATCATCTTCACCGTGCAGACCGTCCTTCCGCTTCTCAGCGAAGGCGCATCGGTGATTCTGTGTGGCTCCAGCGGCGATGTGAAGGCGTCTCCCGGAACGAGCGTTTATGCCGCATCCAAGACCGCGATCCGGTCCCTGGCCCGCAGTTGGGCCGCAGAACTCCTCGACCGGAAGATTCGGGTCAACGTCGTCGCCCCCGGACTCACCGAGACGCCGGGCCTGATCGATCTCATGTCCGGCTCCGACGAGGCCCTCGCAGACCTGACCTCCACAGTGCCGATGAAGCGCCGCGCCCGCCCGGAGGAGATCGCGAGCGTGGTCGCCTTCCTGGCCTCCGACGGCAGCACCTTCATGACCGGGTCAGAGGTCTACGTCGACGGTGGAGCCAGTCAGTTCTGA
- a CDS encoding TetR/AcrR family transcriptional regulator: MDAERRTAGGRPRAFDEDQALDRAIDVFWRLGYEGASLTELTQAMGINKPSLYAVFGSKEELFVRALERYGLAYHEHLDTVLARSTAYEVIESYLRSTVTAATRAGDVPRGCLSIQGGLACAPNNAHIPRLLADYRQGLEDAVAKALAKTTDASGPAGGLNAAALAGYAVTIGQGIAVHAAAGVQQAKLDDVVDVALAGLASLLAA; this comes from the coding sequence ATGGACGCAGAGCGACGGACCGCCGGAGGCCGACCACGCGCCTTCGACGAGGACCAGGCGCTCGATCGTGCGATCGACGTGTTCTGGCGCCTCGGGTATGAGGGTGCCTCGCTGACGGAACTCACCCAGGCGATGGGCATCAACAAACCGAGCCTGTACGCCGTGTTCGGCAGCAAAGAAGAACTCTTCGTCCGCGCCCTGGAGCGATACGGCCTCGCGTACCACGAACACCTGGATACGGTGCTGGCGCGGTCCACCGCCTACGAGGTCATCGAGTCCTATCTGCGCTCCACCGTGACGGCCGCGACGCGTGCGGGCGACGTGCCCCGGGGTTGTCTGTCCATCCAGGGCGGGCTTGCCTGCGCACCGAACAACGCGCACATCCCGCGACTGCTCGCCGACTATCGCCAGGGCCTCGAAGACGCGGTGGCGAAGGCTCTGGCCAAGACGACGGATGCGTCCGGGCCCGCGGGGGGCCTCAACGCCGCAGCCCTGGCGGGGTATGCCGTGACGATCGGACAGGGGATCGCAGTGCATGCCGCCGCAGGAGTGCAGCAGGCGAAGCTGGACGACGTCGTCGACGTGGCACTCGCGGGGCTGGCGAGTTTGCTTGCGGCTTAG
- a CDS encoding type II toxin-antitoxin system ParD family antitoxin → MGKNTSFSLDDHYSAFIDDEVASGRYRSASDVVRTALRLLEDRETRLRALRQSLVAGEGSGESTPFDFDEFIARKRAESH, encoded by the coding sequence ATGGGTAAGAACACATCGTTCAGCCTCGACGATCACTACAGCGCGTTCATCGACGACGAGGTCGCTTCGGGCCGGTACCGCTCGGCCAGCGACGTGGTCCGCACCGCACTGCGGTTGCTCGAGGACCGCGAGACGCGTCTGCGCGCACTGCGTCAATCCCTCGTCGCCGGCGAAGGCAGCGGTGAGTCGACTCCGTTCGACTTCGACGAGTTCATCGCGCGCAAACGTGCGGAATCGCATTAA
- a CDS encoding type II toxin-antitoxin system RelE/ParE family toxin: MSRYVLSPAARADVEQIWDYTCDRWGDKQAETYVREIQRAIDRVADSPQIGRACDDIRPGYRKHAVGTHTLYYRITGVDMIDVVRILHQRMDVDRHLD, translated from the coding sequence GTGAGTCGGTATGTCCTGTCGCCCGCCGCCCGGGCCGACGTGGAACAGATCTGGGACTACACCTGCGACCGCTGGGGCGACAAGCAGGCCGAGACGTATGTGCGGGAGATCCAGCGGGCAATCGACAGAGTTGCGGACAGCCCGCAGATCGGGCGGGCCTGTGACGACATTCGTCCCGGCTACCGCAAGCACGCCGTTGGGACGCACACGCTGTACTACCGGATCACCGGCGTCGACATGATCGACGTGGTGCGAATCCTCCACCAGCGGATGGACGTCGACCGGCACCTGGACTGA
- a CDS encoding glycoside hydrolase: MTRVRHSLRRMVSGSAAVVLVLVMSMGIGNADPAADALAKLNELSQQAVQTREAVTAAQRDADARLADQTAAEDRHRADQQALAVANAELQPRQAAVDRIAAMDYMSGRSGQMAAVLTAGSPQHLIDQLSLQRTVAAETTAQLKAFRSASERAVTAAQASERSAAEARTAAEQAAAVRADLQAKWSELLRQIAAAEKQYAALTPQQQAVFDSAVPPPPPPNVPAPTDPGIVAMPAPPSLAAAVVDIQALPVGVAPEAGLQPNAILAARAVSAQFPQISEIGGVRPDSKPWHPSGLAIDIMIPNSGSPEGIALGDQIMAFAMNNAVRFGVQDVIWRGTYYTPAGPRGSGYGHFDHVHITVMRR, encoded by the coding sequence ATGACCCGGGTGCGCCATTCTCTTCGGCGAATGGTGAGCGGTTCAGCGGCTGTGGTCCTGGTCCTGGTGATGTCGATGGGCATCGGGAACGCCGACCCTGCGGCTGACGCGCTGGCCAAGCTCAACGAGTTGTCCCAGCAGGCGGTGCAGACCCGCGAGGCCGTCACCGCTGCCCAACGCGACGCTGACGCCCGGCTGGCCGACCAGACAGCGGCCGAGGACCGCCATCGAGCCGACCAGCAGGCACTCGCGGTCGCCAACGCCGAGTTGCAGCCGCGTCAGGCCGCTGTCGACCGGATAGCGGCGATGGATTACATGAGCGGCCGCAGCGGTCAGATGGCGGCGGTGCTGACGGCAGGTTCCCCGCAACACCTGATCGACCAACTGTCGCTGCAGCGGACGGTCGCCGCCGAGACAACCGCTCAGCTGAAGGCCTTCCGATCGGCAAGCGAGCGGGCCGTCACCGCTGCTCAGGCCTCGGAGCGATCGGCCGCCGAGGCCCGCACCGCGGCCGAGCAGGCCGCCGCGGTACGCGCGGACCTGCAAGCCAAGTGGAGTGAACTACTGCGCCAGATCGCCGCGGCTGAGAAGCAGTACGCGGCGCTGACACCGCAACAACAAGCGGTGTTCGACAGCGCCGTGCCACCTCCTCCGCCGCCGAATGTGCCCGCACCGACGGACCCGGGGATCGTCGCGATGCCCGCCCCGCCCTCTCTCGCGGCCGCCGTCGTGGACATCCAGGCACTGCCCGTCGGCGTCGCGCCGGAGGCCGGGTTGCAGCCCAACGCGATCCTGGCGGCCCGGGCCGTCAGCGCGCAGTTCCCTCAGATCTCCGAGATCGGCGGGGTTCGGCCGGACTCGAAGCCCTGGCATCCCAGCGGGCTGGCGATCGACATCATGATCCCCAACTCGGGCAGCCCTGAGGGCATCGCGCTCGGAGATCAGATCATGGCGTTCGCGATGAACAACGCGGTTCGGTTCGGGGTGCAGGACGTGATCTGGCGGGGCACCTATTACACGCCGGCCGGCCCACGAGGATCGGGATACGGCCACTTCGACCATGTGCACATCACGGTGATGCGCCGCTGA
- a CDS encoding DUF1906 domain-containing protein — translation MPVSRRDALRYAAAASALAGFGAAAGGAASPTASAAGPTLIDFAMRQIPAQDIRAAGHAGVINYVSTSRPGSSFGAKPITLPYAKSLTAAGLVIVSNFQYGKPGGTAPSDFTRGFAGGVADARTAWQLHTAAGGGGSAPIFFSVDDDIDRNTWNALALPWFRGINSMIGEMRTGIYAGINPCQWALEDGVIGRSGSAGKAWIWQTRSWSKGQIHPAAVLYQRIIDTASSPGPIVGGIRVDVNDVLAQDCGQWNMHP, via the coding sequence GTGCCAGTATCCCGGCGTGACGCACTGCGCTATGCCGCCGCGGCGTCGGCGCTGGCCGGTTTTGGTGCCGCCGCGGGCGGTGCCGCCAGTCCGACCGCCTCGGCCGCCGGTCCCACTCTGATCGACTTCGCGATGCGCCAGATTCCCGCCCAGGACATCCGGGCCGCCGGGCACGCCGGGGTGATCAACTACGTATCGACCTCAAGGCCGGGCTCGTCCTTCGGCGCCAAGCCGATCACGCTGCCCTACGCCAAGTCGCTGACGGCCGCCGGGCTGGTGATCGTCAGCAACTTCCAGTACGGAAAGCCCGGCGGGACAGCACCTTCGGATTTCACTCGGGGGTTCGCCGGCGGCGTCGCCGACGCCCGAACCGCCTGGCAGCTGCACACCGCCGCAGGTGGCGGCGGGAGCGCACCGATCTTCTTCAGCGTCGACGACGACATCGACCGCAACACCTGGAACGCCCTTGCCCTGCCGTGGTTTCGCGGGATCAACTCGATGATCGGCGAGATGCGCACCGGGATCTACGCCGGTATCAACCCGTGTCAGTGGGCTCTCGAGGACGGTGTCATCGGCAGGTCGGGCTCGGCCGGCAAGGCGTGGATCTGGCAGACCCGGTCGTGGTCGAAGGGGCAGATCCATCCCGCCGCAGTTCTCTACCAGCGCATCATCGACACCGCATCCAGCCCGGGACCGATCGTCGGAGGGATCCGCGTCGACGTCAACGACGTGCTGGCCCAGGACTGCGGCCAGTGGAACATGCACCCGTGA
- a CDS encoding EAL domain-containing protein, with product MMITAHATSDHYIVEIEREIPSVATDPTSMIATLLEAASWQAFSEQTVVALGQMFGYARTMAYTFHPDHHGEVIAEHLNEPDLEPFLGLHYPAADIPPQARRLYVLQLERVIEDVAGPTVHLLGSASDGEPATTLDLSFARRRAVSPVHLEYMRNMGVAATATISVVQLGQLTGMFVMHHNEPRSLSLSDRRALATVSRIASFVAATMDEQSFRTRRAHIAALAEELRRHLSAGDNTLRSIEAISDDALTVVEADGLVARVGREVFRLGDVPEQDAIDQRVRQLSSAGPSLVHVTDCLSADMPELARPDSCAGAIVAQLTGSPDIYLAWFRRPVLSAVRWGGDSTSTVRQDEFGRLHPRGSFKEFVENVTDRSRMWSDHDRIAADSLYRAVQSGLNEWVYRQLAVHAAVDPLTGLGNRRALSHAIDGAMRSSSALHHCGLLFLDLDRFKQINDAFGHHQGDLVLKATADRLERVTFYLAGRSSSVFRLGGDEFVVLIRDATPELLSHLADGILAAFRDPVTVEGATNVVNVSIGAVADVDGVGDAAELLRRGDLAMYSAKRAGGSRVAFYREDFSRQAVRRSLLEQQLYQALETDELMPSFQPIVSMRTGQIVGAEALARWRQPAGGLILPVEFIALAEETGQIRLLDRRITECAVAECLELLRNPSQAFHLAINASAKTVDTEYVDYVAELIAHHGFSPERLTIELTESAMVQESGRLRRVLGDIRSLGVKVAIDDFGTGYSSLAYLQNLPVDVVKLDRTFIAGAGAAGEAVVARWAIQMVSDLGMRLIAEGVETREQEETLLSLGYDWAQGYRYGVPTIACPLNGHFRSVDEPPRG from the coding sequence ATGATGATCACGGCGCACGCAACGAGTGATCACTACATCGTCGAGATCGAGCGCGAGATTCCCTCGGTGGCGACGGATCCGACATCGATGATCGCCACACTGCTGGAGGCCGCGAGCTGGCAGGCGTTCTCGGAGCAGACGGTCGTGGCCCTCGGACAGATGTTCGGCTACGCGCGCACCATGGCCTACACGTTTCATCCCGACCATCACGGTGAGGTGATCGCCGAGCACCTCAACGAGCCTGACCTGGAGCCTTTCCTGGGGCTGCACTATCCCGCCGCCGACATCCCACCTCAAGCGCGTCGGTTGTACGTCCTTCAACTCGAGCGGGTCATCGAGGACGTCGCCGGGCCGACTGTCCATCTCCTCGGGTCGGCTTCAGATGGCGAGCCGGCAACAACACTCGATCTCAGTTTCGCTCGTCGACGCGCGGTCTCACCGGTGCACCTGGAGTACATGCGCAACATGGGTGTGGCCGCCACAGCAACGATTTCGGTGGTCCAATTGGGACAGCTGACGGGCATGTTCGTCATGCACCACAACGAGCCTCGATCGCTCAGCCTGAGTGATCGTCGAGCGCTCGCTACCGTCAGTCGCATTGCCTCTTTTGTCGCAGCGACAATGGACGAGCAGTCCTTCCGCACCCGGCGCGCACACATCGCAGCGCTCGCCGAAGAACTCCGACGACACCTCTCGGCGGGCGACAACACTCTGCGAAGCATCGAAGCCATCAGTGACGATGCCCTGACTGTGGTCGAGGCCGATGGACTGGTTGCCCGCGTGGGTCGCGAGGTGTTCCGCCTGGGCGATGTGCCGGAACAGGACGCGATCGATCAGCGGGTGCGCCAATTGAGTTCGGCCGGGCCGAGTCTCGTACACGTCACGGACTGCCTCTCAGCCGATATGCCCGAACTCGCAAGGCCCGATAGCTGTGCAGGGGCGATAGTGGCCCAGCTGACCGGCTCCCCGGACATCTACCTGGCCTGGTTCCGGCGGCCAGTCCTCAGCGCCGTCCGCTGGGGCGGCGATTCGACTTCGACGGTCCGCCAGGACGAGTTCGGTCGGCTTCATCCGCGGGGTTCTTTCAAGGAGTTCGTCGAGAACGTCACCGACCGCAGCCGCATGTGGTCCGATCACGATCGGATTGCAGCGGACAGTCTCTATCGCGCCGTGCAATCCGGGTTGAACGAATGGGTGTACCGGCAGCTGGCGGTCCACGCGGCGGTCGACCCACTGACGGGTCTCGGAAATCGTCGCGCGCTCTCCCACGCGATCGACGGCGCCATGCGTTCCAGCTCGGCGTTGCACCATTGCGGGTTGCTGTTCCTCGACCTGGATCGCTTCAAGCAGATCAACGACGCATTCGGACACCACCAGGGCGACCTCGTCCTGAAAGCCACCGCCGACCGGCTTGAACGGGTGACGTTCTATCTGGCCGGTCGGTCCAGCAGCGTGTTCCGTCTCGGCGGCGACGAGTTCGTCGTGTTGATCCGCGATGCCACCCCTGAATTGCTCTCGCACCTGGCCGACGGGATCCTCGCTGCGTTCCGGGATCCGGTCACCGTCGAAGGTGCGACGAATGTGGTGAACGTCAGCATCGGGGCCGTCGCTGATGTGGACGGCGTCGGCGACGCGGCTGAACTGCTCCGGCGCGGAGATCTGGCCATGTACTCGGCAAAACGTGCAGGTGGGTCCCGTGTGGCGTTCTACCGGGAAGACTTCTCCCGCCAGGCGGTCCGTCGTTCGTTGCTCGAGCAACAGCTGTATCAAGCGCTCGAGACCGACGAACTGATGCCGTCGTTCCAACCCATCGTCTCGATGCGAACCGGTCAGATCGTCGGAGCAGAGGCGCTGGCCCGCTGGCGCCAACCGGCGGGCGGTTTGATCCTGCCTGTCGAATTCATCGCCCTCGCCGAGGAGACAGGTCAGATCCGCCTTCTGGATCGACGGATCACCGAGTGCGCAGTAGCGGAGTGTCTGGAGCTGTTGCGGAACCCGTCGCAGGCGTTTCACCTCGCCATCAACGCCAGCGCGAAAACGGTGGACACCGAGTACGTCGACTACGTCGCCGAACTGATCGCTCACCACGGATTCTCACCCGAACGGTTGACCATCGAACTGACGGAATCGGCGATGGTTCAGGAGTCGGGACGTCTACGGCGGGTACTGGGCGATATTCGCTCGCTCGGCGTAAAGGTGGCCATCGACGACTTCGGGACCGGCTACTCCTCCCTCGCCTACCTGCAGAATCTGCCGGTCGACGTGGTCAAGTTGGATCGCACGTTCATCGCGGGGGCGGGCGCCGCCGGTGAGGCGGTGGTCGCCCGCTGGGCGATACAGATGGTGTCGGACCTCGGAATGCGACTGATCGCCGAGGGCGTCGAGACCAGGGAGCAGGAAGAGACACTCCTGTCACTCGGCTACGACTGGGCGCAGGGCTATCGATACGGCGTGCCCACGATCGCATGCCCGCTGAACGGTCACTTCAGGAGCGTCGACGAACCCCCGCGGGGGTGA
- a CDS encoding DNA gyrase subunit A has protein sequence MTATLEVPEQNPDLVLDQSADDYWNHYQLTFALYSVSDRAIPSAFDGLKPGQRRLLYQMHDSRLLPGNKPQKSSKVCSAVTGNLHPHGGASMYGAAALMAAEFQRVKVIDGQGAFPRIQGDIPAADRYTEMRLSAPGAALTAELDDHAVPMVDTFDGEWTEPTVLPARWPVLLCNGAVGIAEGWATKVPAHNPREIMAACRALLARPNTTDDTLMKLIPGPDWGCGASVVGTAGLREYITTGRGQFTVRGTVTVDGKNVIVTELPPGVASNTVQERIRALVESGEMSGVADMSDLTDRRNGLRIVVTAKRGHSADTIRDQLLALTPLESTFAASLVALDEDRVPRWWTVRDLIGAFLHLRDSVVLRRSEYRLEKVTARRHLVAGLMRIHLDIDAAVAVIRGSDTVDDARQGLQERFDIDEEQANYVLALQLRRLTKLDVIELQAEADKLDAEFAELTELVSNPDARRTVIDQELVETAKLFKGAEFDRRTVLDAAATPVAAGADEDGARERKVNASWRLDDRGVFSDSHGELLTAGLGWAVWTDGRIKFTTGGGLPYKTRDIPVAPDITGLLRSGVLAPGSHLALVTRRGKVLRIDPEAVNPQGAAGNGVAGVKLAGDGDEVIAALPVTCANGEAILSRSEKGWKVTEVADIPVKGRGGAGVGFHPFVAGEDALMSVSISATGFVRSGRSVRAEKRAKASVKGSGGDITPAQ, from the coding sequence GTGACCGCCACCCTGGAAGTCCCTGAGCAGAACCCCGACCTGGTGCTCGACCAGAGCGCCGACGACTACTGGAACCACTACCAACTGACGTTCGCGCTCTACAGCGTCAGCGACCGCGCCATCCCGTCCGCGTTCGACGGGCTCAAGCCCGGCCAGCGGCGTCTGCTCTACCAGATGCACGACTCGCGGCTGCTGCCCGGCAACAAACCCCAGAAGTCCTCGAAGGTCTGCTCGGCGGTCACCGGCAACCTGCACCCGCACGGCGGGGCGTCGATGTACGGCGCGGCGGCACTGATGGCCGCCGAGTTCCAGCGCGTCAAAGTCATTGACGGACAGGGCGCTTTCCCCCGCATCCAGGGCGACATCCCCGCGGCCGACCGCTACACCGAGATGCGGTTGTCGGCGCCCGGTGCGGCACTGACCGCCGAACTCGACGATCACGCGGTGCCGATGGTCGACACGTTCGACGGTGAATGGACCGAGCCGACAGTGCTTCCGGCGCGGTGGCCGGTGCTGCTGTGCAATGGTGCGGTCGGGATCGCCGAGGGCTGGGCCACCAAGGTGCCCGCCCACAATCCGCGCGAGATCATGGCCGCGTGCCGGGCACTGCTGGCCCGGCCGAACACGACCGACGACACGTTGATGAAGCTCATTCCCGGCCCCGACTGGGGATGCGGGGCCAGCGTGGTCGGCACCGCCGGGCTGCGGGAGTACATCACCACCGGGCGCGGGCAGTTCACCGTCCGCGGCACGGTGACCGTCGACGGCAAGAACGTCATCGTCACCGAACTGCCGCCCGGCGTCGCGAGTAACACTGTGCAGGAGAGAATCCGGGCGCTGGTCGAATCCGGGGAGATGTCCGGTGTGGCCGACATGTCCGATCTCACCGACCGGCGCAACGGGCTACGCATCGTGGTCACCGCCAAACGCGGCCACAGCGCCGACACGATCCGCGACCAACTGCTCGCCCTCACCCCGCTGGAATCGACGTTCGCGGCCAGCCTGGTCGCGCTCGACGAGGACCGGGTGCCGCGGTGGTGGACGGTGCGCGACCTGATCGGCGCGTTCCTGCACCTGCGCGATTCGGTTGTGTTGCGGCGCAGTGAGTATCGGCTGGAGAAGGTCACGGCACGGCGTCACCTCGTGGCCGGCCTGATGCGGATCCATCTCGACATCGACGCCGCCGTCGCGGTGATCCGAGGCTCCGACACCGTCGATGACGCCCGACAGGGACTGCAGGAGCGGTTCGACATCGACGAAGAGCAGGCCAATTACGTGCTGGCGCTGCAGCTGCGCCGGCTGACCAAGCTCGACGTGATCGAACTGCAGGCCGAAGCAGACAAGTTGGACGCCGAGTTCGCGGAGCTGACCGAATTGGTGTCGAACCCCGACGCGCGCCGCACAGTGATCGACCAGGAGTTGGTGGAGACCGCGAAGCTCTTCAAAGGCGCCGAGTTCGACCGCCGGACCGTGCTCGACGCGGCGGCCACCCCGGTGGCTGCCGGCGCCGACGAGGACGGCGCCCGCGAGCGAAAGGTCAACGCCTCCTGGCGCTTGGACGACCGCGGCGTGTTCTCCGACAGCCACGGCGAACTGCTCACCGCGGGTCTGGGGTGGGCGGTGTGGACCGACGGGCGCATCAAGTTCACCACCGGTGGTGGTCTGCCCTACAAGACCCGCGACATCCCGGTCGCCCCGGATATCACCGGACTGCTGCGCTCGGGTGTGCTCGCACCCGGTTCCCACCTGGCGCTGGTGACCCGACGAGGCAAGGTGTTGCGCATCGATCCCGAGGCGGTGAATCCGCAGGGCGCGGCCGGTAACGGTGTGGCCGGCGTGAAACTGGCCGGCGACGGTGACGAGGTCATCGCCGCGCTGCCGGTCACTTGCGCAAACGGTGAGGCAATCCTGTCCCGCTCGGAGAAGGGCTGGAAGGTGACCGAGGTCGCGGACATCCCGGTGAAGGGCCGCGGCGGCGCGGGCGTCGGATTCCACCCGTTTGTCGCGGGCGAGGACGCTCTGATGTCGGTGTCGATCTCGGCGACCGGGTTCGTGCGCAGCGGCAGGTCGGTGCGCGCCGAGAAACGCGCGAAGGCGTCGGTCAAGGGTTCCGGCGGGGACATCACGCCTGCTCAGTAG
- a CDS encoding toprim domain-containing protein: MSYNAADITELDDVQHTRLRPAVNLGLDVLNTALRELVDNAIEEVADPAHGGSTVTITLHADGSVSVADDGRGLPVDSDPVNGKNGIVKTLGTARAGGKFSVHADAASTGAGLNGIGAAAAVFISARTDVTVRRAGKTYLQSFGGGYPGVFEGKDFDPEAPFTRADTQKLRGTGNRKPDAHGTTVRILFDVAVVPDSAVDINEVLLRAHAASRMSPGVHLIVVNDGWPGEELRPELLEPFSGPWGTDTLLDLMCTAAGTPTPGVRAAVEGRGEYTTGRGPTPFRWSLTAGPAEPATVAAFCNTVRTPGGGSHLTAAIKGLSEALADRASRIRDLGLAKGEDGPEPQDFAAVTALAVDTRAPDVSWDSQAKTAVSSRSLNVAMAPDVARGVTIWAANPANADTVSLWTKLALEAARARRSAEGAKARSRAASKAKGLGTNLSLPPKLLPSRETGRGSGAELFLCEGDSALGTIKAARDATFQAAFPLKGKPPNVYGFTLSKARVKDEFDSIERILGCGVREQCDPELCRYDRVLFASDADPDGGNINSSLISMFLDFYRPLVEAGMVYVTLPPLFVVKDGTERIYCQDESERDAAVAQLRATSKRKVEVQRNKGLGEMDADDFWNTVLDPQRRTVIRVHLDDGESKLHHTLFGGPPEGRRTWMADIAARVDTSALDLT, encoded by the coding sequence GTGAGTTACAACGCCGCAGACATCACCGAACTCGACGATGTCCAGCACACGCGCCTGCGGCCCGCGGTGAACCTGGGCCTCGACGTGCTCAACACCGCACTTCGCGAACTGGTGGACAACGCCATCGAAGAGGTCGCCGATCCCGCTCACGGCGGTTCCACGGTGACGATCACCCTGCACGCCGACGGGTCGGTCAGCGTGGCCGACGACGGCCGCGGTCTGCCCGTCGACTCCGACCCGGTGAACGGCAAGAACGGCATCGTCAAGACGCTGGGTACGGCGCGTGCCGGCGGCAAGTTCTCGGTGCACGCCGACGCGGCCAGCACCGGCGCGGGCCTCAACGGGATCGGTGCCGCCGCAGCGGTGTTCATCTCCGCGCGCACCGACGTCACGGTTCGCCGGGCGGGCAAGACCTACCTGCAGAGTTTCGGCGGCGGCTACCCCGGTGTGTTCGAGGGCAAGGACTTCGACCCGGAGGCCCCGTTCACCCGCGCCGACACCCAGAAACTGCGCGGCACCGGCAACCGCAAGCCCGATGCGCACGGCACGACGGTACGCATCCTGTTCGACGTGGCCGTGGTGCCGGATTCGGCCGTCGACATCAACGAGGTGCTGCTCCGGGCGCACGCCGCGTCGCGGATGTCGCCGGGTGTGCACCTGATCGTGGTGAACGACGGCTGGCCCGGCGAGGAGCTGCGGCCGGAGTTGCTCGAGCCGTTCAGCGGCCCGTGGGGAACTGACACGCTGCTGGACCTGATGTGCACCGCCGCCGGAACACCGACACCGGGTGTCCGGGCCGCGGTGGAGGGCCGCGGCGAGTACACCACCGGCCGCGGCCCGACCCCGTTCCGTTGGTCGTTGACCGCCGGGCCTGCCGAACCGGCCACCGTCGCCGCGTTCTGCAACACCGTGCGCACCCCCGGCGGCGGATCACACCTGACGGCCGCGATCAAAGGACTGTCGGAGGCGTTGGCCGACCGCGCTTCCCGCATCCGCGATCTGGGGCTGGCCAAGGGCGAAGACGGCCCGGAGCCACAGGATTTTGCCGCGGTCACCGCGCTGGCCGTCGACACCCGCGCCCCCGACGTGTCCTGGGATTCCCAGGCCAAGACCGCGGTGTCGTCGCGGTCGCTGAACGTGGCGATGGCACCGGATGTGGCACGCGGAGTCACCATCTGGGCGGCCAACCCCGCCAACGCCGACACGGTGTCGTTGTGGACCAAGCTGGCGCTGGAGGCCGCCCGCGCGCGGCGCAGCGCCGAAGGCGCCAAGGCGCGGTCCCGGGCCGCCTCCAAGGCCAAGGGCCTGGGCACGAATCTGTCACTGCCGCCGAAGCTGCTGCCCAGTCGGGAGACCGGCCGCGGGTCGGGTGCCGAGCTGTTCCTGTGTGAGGGCGATTCGGCGCTGGGCACCATCAAGGCGGCGCGCGACGCCACCTTCCAGGCAGCCTTCCCGTTGAAAGGCAAGCCCCCCAACGTTTATGGGTTCACCCTGAGCAAGGCGCGGGTCAAGGACGAGTTCGACTCGATCGAGCGCATCCTGGGCTGCGGGGTCCGTGAGCAGTGCGACCCGGAACTGTGCCGGTATGACCGGGTGCTGTTCGCCTCCGACGCCGACCCCGACGGCGGCAACATCAACTCCAGCCTGATCTCGATGTTCCTGGACTTCTACCGGCCGCTCGTCGAAGCCGGGATGGTCTACGTGACACTGCCGCCGCTGTTCGTGGTCAAGGACGGCACGGAGCGGATCTACTGCCAGGACGAGTCCGAGCGTGACGCCGCGGTGGCCCAACTGCGCGCCACTTCCAAACGCAAGGTCGAAGTGCAGCGCAACAAGGGACTCGGCGAGATGGATGCCGACGACTTCTGGAACACCGTGCTGGATCCGCAGCGCCGCACGGTCATTCGGGTGCACCTCGACGACGGTGAATCCAAGCTGCACCACACTTTGTTCGGCGGGCCACCGGAGGGCAGGCGCACGTGGATGGCGGATATCGCCGCCCGCGTCGACACCTCTGCGCTGGACCTGACGTAG